The Mesorhizobium sp. INR15 region CGCTTCGAATTGCGCAATCCGATTGTCCGAAAGGGGGATATGGATCATTTTTGCTCCAATGTTCGCAGCGTTTTGGCGGTACCGTCCCACACCATCGGCGTCCTCGTGCACACTTTGACATCTTGCTCGACGCTATATCGTTCGCATGCGTCGGTCTTGTTTACGCGCGAAACGGATGCCGGCTTGGTGCCAAATGATAGCTCGAAGAATGATTGCTCAAGTTTGCGCCCGTCGCTGCAATGACTCGGGTAGAGGCATCGCCCGCAGTGGTAAAAAGCGTTTGAACAAGAGTATACGCATTCGCATTCGAGCAGTCTGGCAGTGTGATCACCCAATCGCGCACGCCGTCTCCATCGAAATCGAGAACCGAAACGGACAGATCGTCGCTTGTCACGAAGCTCTGACCAGCTGCCACGCATTGCTCCCTTGGCCTCTGGATTAGTGCAAGAATTGGGGCGGGAACCTGCGCCTGTGTTGTTCAGATCGGTTCAATGAGCCGCACAGTCGTATTCCCATCGAGCGTTGGCTCCTCGATCATTCGTCCGGCCGTGGCATCCCAGGCGAAGCTGGCGGGACATGCTTCAGCACCGAAGGTGCCACAATTGCTGCCATGAAAATCGAAGTCAAAGATGATCTTACCCGCTCTGCGGGAGATGCTCTGCTCGCGCACCATTCATTCCACACCCGCACCGGATGACCGTTTTTGGTTCCGCGCCAAAGTTCCAGGTCACAGCCGCCGGTTCCACACCAGGAAGTATGGATCACCTGTCGTGAACCACCATGTAGTCGGGAATATCATCACCATCCAAATCGGTAACGGTGATCGCTTGCTGTCCCGGGCAACGTTGTTAGGAAAGCTGACGTTCGCGCCTGCCCGGTTGCGCTGGAGCGCTGCGAGGGTTGCGCTGAGATGCCGGAGCAGTTCGCCGGGGTCGGCTTTCGAAAAACATCACCCCACGCTTGGCCCATGCCTCGCGTTTTGCGGCGTCTTTCGTCTCCGTGATTGCGACCAGCGCACCGGCCAGTTCGTCGGTGCCGAGTTGATCGGCGCCGGTGGCGATCAC contains the following coding sequences:
- a CDS encoding conjugal transfer protein TraD, coding for MRKPRDLDTGLKALEDKARELKTRKEQQLGDLVIATGADQLGTDELAGALVAITETKDAAKREAWAKRGVMFFESRPRRTAPASQRNPRSAPAQPGRRERQLS